A DNA window from Amphiprion ocellaris isolate individual 3 ecotype Okinawa chromosome 8, ASM2253959v1, whole genome shotgun sequence contains the following coding sequences:
- the rps21 gene encoding 40S ribosomal protein S21 yields MQNDAGEFVDLYVPRKCSASNRIIGAKDHASIQINIAEVDKVTGRFNGQFKTYAICGAIRRMGESDDSILRLAKNDTIVAKNF; encoded by the exons ATGCAGAACGACGCTGGTGAATTTGTGGACCTTTACGTCCCACGCAAATG CTCTGCTAGCAACAGAATCATTGGAGCCAAGGACCATGCCTCCATCCAGATCAACATTGCTGAG GTTGACAAGGTGACCGGTCGCTTCAACGGTCAGTTCAAGACCTACGCCATCTGTGGAGCCATCCGCAGAATG GGCGAGTCTGATGACTCCATCCTGAGGCtggcaaaaaatgacaccatcGTTGCAAA gAACTTCTGA